Below is a genomic region from Streptomyces ferrugineus.
GAGTCGACCGTCATCACGAGAGGAGGTGCCGCCAGTGATCGCGAACGTATCGGCACACCGGCGGGCGAACGCCTTCGCCCAGGCCCTGGACGAGTTGACCGACCGGGGCTCGGCGGCCGAGCAGGCCGAGCAGCCCGATGGATCGGCACCGGCATCGGCTGCTGCGGAACAGACCGAGCGAGGGCGCCTGTTGGCCCTCACCGAGAGTCTCGACGAGTTGCCCAAGCCCGAGCTCGACCCCGAGGTCAAGGTGGTCCAGCGGGCCCAGCTCGTGGCCGCGATGGAGGCCATGCTGCAGGAGGGCACCGCCGGCGGCGAGGCGGGTCCCGCGCTGCCCGAGCAGCGTTCGGATCGGGCACGAGGGGCTCACCGGGCGTCCCCCCTGGGAAAGTTGCGGCCCCGCTCACGGCTGGCCAAGGGGCTCACCGCGGGCGGGCTCAGCGTCGGTGTCGCCGCCGGCGCCTTCGGCGGAGTCTCCGCCGCGAGTTCCGACGCGCTGCCCGGCGACTCCCTCTACGGCCTCAAGCGCGGCATCGAGGACTTCAAGCTCAACATCCTGGCCGACGGCGACAGCGAGCGCGGGCGCACCTATCTCGACCACGCCTCCACACGGCTGAACGAGGCCCGGCGGCTGATGGAGCGCGGCCGGGGCGGACATCTCGACCACGAGTCCATGGCGGAGATCCGCCGCGCCCTGTCCGGCATGCGGCACGACGCCTCCGAGGGGCACCGCCTGCTGCGCGAGGCCTACGAGCGCGACCCTGACTCCCTGGGCCCCATCCAGGCCCTGTCCGCCTTCTCCCGCTCGCACCGCCCCGCATGGGGCAACCTCCGCGAGCGGCTTCCCCTCCAGCTCGGGGACGTCAGTAACGACGTGTCGTCGGTGTTCGACGCCATAGACGAAGAGGTCGCCCCGCTGCAGTCCCTGCTGCCGAAGCAGCCACCCGAGTCCGGCGACGGCAAACGCCACGGCGGCTCCGGCTCGGACTCCACCGGCACGTCCGGCTCCGACCGGTCGGCCCACCCCAGCGCCGGCGACAGCGGCTCCTCCGACGGCAACCGGTCCAGCCGCCCGAGCAACTCGGCCGAGAGCTCGGGCAGCGAGAGCGACGGCCTGCTCGGCGGAAACACCGGCGGCCTCCTCGACCCACCGAAGGACACCGGCAGCTCGGGTTCCTCCTCATCCACCCCATCCCCGACCACCGAGCCCGCCGTAACCCTCCCACCCCTGCTCCCGGGCCTGCTGCCCGGCCTGGGCATCGAGGGCGAGGACGCGAACTAGCCAGTCGCGGCTACGACGATGGGGCGCCCCTCTCGCAAGGGGGCGCCCCATCGTCGTACAAACGTTTCTCCACTCAGAAGAAACCCGAGAAGAAACCCGATCAGAAGAAAACCGACCGCCGTTGCACCAGCAACTTGTACAACGTGTGCTGGATCTGCTCCCTGACCTGGTCCGTCAGGTTGAACATCAGCATCGGGTCCTCGGCGGCCTCCGGCGGATAGCCGTCCGTGGGGATCGGCTCGCCGAACTGGATCGTCCACTTGGTGGGGAGGGGGACCGCGCCGAGCGGGCCGAGCCACGGGAAGGTCGGGGTCAGCGGGAAGTACGGGAAACCCAGGACACGGGCCAGGGTCTTGGCGTTGCCGATCATCGGGTAGATCTCCTCCGCGCCGACGATCGAGCACGGAATGATCGGCGTGCCCTTGCGCAGGGCCGTGGAGACGAAGCCGCCGCGGCCGAAGCGCTGAAGCTTGTAGCGCTCGCTGAAGGGCTTGCCGATGCCCTTGAAGCCCTCCGGCATCACCCCGACCAACTCGCCCTGCCCAAGGAGGCGCTCGGCGTCCTCGGCGCAGGCCAGGGTGTGGCCCAGCTTGCGGGCGAGCTCGTTGACCACCGGCAGCACGAAGACCAGGTCGGCGGCGAGGAGGCGCAGATGCCGGCCCGCCGGGTGGTGGTCGTGCACGGCGACCTGCATCATCAGGCCGTCCAGCGGCAGCGTGCCCGAGTGGTTGGCGACGATCAGCGCACCGCCCTCGGAGGGGATGTTCTCCACGCCCTTCACCTCGACCCGGAAGTACTTCTCGTACACCGGGCGCAGCAGGGACATCAGAACCTGGTCGGTGAGCTCCTCGTCGTACCCGAAGTCGTCGACGTCGTAGTCCCCGGTCAGGCGGCGGCGCAGGAAGGCCAGGCCGCTCGCGATGCGCCGCTCCAGGCCGCCGTCGTCCTGGGGCTGCTGGGGCGGCTGTTCCTCACGTGTCACAGGAACATCATCCTGCGCGAATGACCGTCCGGGGAGAGGCTGGACCTCGCGTACCAGCGCGGATTCACCGCTCTTGCGCCGGCTCCCCGCGCTCCGCCGCCGCGGCGGCCGCTGCGCGGCGCCCCCGCGGGAACGGTCGTCGTCGAACGGAATGACCTTGGCGTCCGCCATCGTTGATGCGCTCCTCAGTTGGCGCTCTGCGTCGGGGGGTGGCCGCCGCCCAGCACGGGCAGCGCGGCGATCCGGTCGACGGCCCCCGCGAGGACCTCCGGCGGCAGCAGACCCGGACCGTGGCTGCGGGCGAACTCCGCGAAGGTCTCCGCCGTCGTGAACTTCGGCTTGAATCCGAGCGTCTCTCGCATCTGGTCCGTCGCCACGACTCGCCCGTGCGTGAGCAGCCTGATCTGCTCCGGCGAGAAGTCCGACATACCCAGCGTACGCACCAGGGAGCCGGCCCAGGTCACCGCGGGCAGCAGCAGCGGTACGGTGGGTCGGCCCAGCCGCCGGGAGCACTGCGAGAGCAGCAGGACGCCGTCGCCGGCGATGTTGAAGGTGCCGCTGTTGAGCGTGCCCCGCTCCGGCTCGTGCGAGCCGATGCGCAGCACCTCGATCACGTCGTCCTCGTGCACGAACTGCAGCCGCGGGTCGTACCCGAAGACGGTCGGCAGCACGGGCAGCG
It encodes:
- a CDS encoding lysophospholipid acyltransferase family protein, with translation MADAKVIPFDDDRSRGGAAQRPPRRRSAGSRRKSGESALVREVQPLPGRSFAQDDVPVTREEQPPQQPQDDGGLERRIASGLAFLRRRLTGDYDVDDFGYDEELTDQVLMSLLRPVYEKYFRVEVKGVENIPSEGGALIVANHSGTLPLDGLMMQVAVHDHHPAGRHLRLLAADLVFVLPVVNELARKLGHTLACAEDAERLLGQGELVGVMPEGFKGIGKPFSERYKLQRFGRGGFVSTALRKGTPIIPCSIVGAEEIYPMIGNAKTLARVLGFPYFPLTPTFPWLGPLGAVPLPTKWTIQFGEPIPTDGYPPEAAEDPMLMFNLTDQVREQIQHTLYKLLVQRRSVFF
- a CDS encoding DUF5667 domain-containing protein → MIANVSAHRRANAFAQALDELTDRGSAAEQAEQPDGSAPASAAAEQTERGRLLALTESLDELPKPELDPEVKVVQRAQLVAAMEAMLQEGTAGGEAGPALPEQRSDRARGAHRASPLGKLRPRSRLAKGLTAGGLSVGVAAGAFGGVSAASSDALPGDSLYGLKRGIEDFKLNILADGDSERGRTYLDHASTRLNEARRLMERGRGGHLDHESMAEIRRALSGMRHDASEGHRLLREAYERDPDSLGPIQALSAFSRSHRPAWGNLRERLPLQLGDVSNDVSSVFDAIDEEVAPLQSLLPKQPPESGDGKRHGGSGSDSTGTSGSDRSAHPSAGDSGSSDGNRSSRPSNSAESSGSESDGLLGGNTGGLLDPPKDTGSSGSSSSTPSPTTEPAVTLPPLLPGLLPGLGIEGEDAN